The uncultured Carboxylicivirga sp. genomic interval GCAATTTCTTTCGTTGAAAGGCCCATTTTTAAGAAAGAACACAACCTAATTTCGTTGGCTGTTAAATCGGGATGTTGCTTGCTTATTTTTTCATAAAAAGATGGATGAACACTATCAAAGTAAGTCTTAAATTCCTCACTTAGATATGTACTACTAGTACGCTTGATATCCATCATTAATTTATCAATTAATTTTGATGAGGCATCACCATTTTTACTTTTAATGAACTTCTTTACTTCCTGAAGATCCTGATTTATTTTTATCCTAAACTCGTTATTAGCCACTTGCGACAAAGTACTGGTGGTTAATTGCCTGTTTTTAAAATCGATCTCTTGCTCCATCTTCTCTCGTTCAATAGCAAACTGTTGCTTCTCATGAGCAATCTTTAACTCTTTCTGTTGGTTGATTAATTTATTTCTTTCTTTATCACTTTTGTTTTTACGATAAACAACAAACAACAAAAACAGCAGTAAAATCACCATTGCAACAGATCCCACAATCACTATTCGTTGTTTACTAACAACCAGCTGGTTAATTTTATTTGATTGCTCCAACTCGTGTTTTTCTCGTTTTAATAATTCAATTTCATAAACCGATAATAAGCGATTAATAGCCTCTTTGCTTTGCTCTTGATTTATTGAATCGTTAATACTTTCATAGGAAAGTAGATATTTTACAGCTTTTACTGAATCTCCCATCAAGAGATAAACATCGGCCAAAGCCCTTCGTGTTTCGGCAGTTTTACCTGGAATATTCAGACGATAACTCTTTTTTAAAGCTTCGTTGGCATAATAAGTTGCTTCTGCAATCTTATTCTGATGAGCCAAACATTTAGCCAGCACCAATTCTATTTTATGAGACACAATCCCCTGAGAATCTTCTCCAATCAAAGCTAACCCTCTTCTTAAATACTTTTCTGCCTTTTTATAATCTCCTTGATCAGTATATACCGTACTAATGTTTAAATTTATGATTGAATGAAGGTTTACATCCGTTGTATCCAATAATTCTAATGATTTCTTATAACTCTGTTTAGCTTTAACGTAGTTTTTCTGAAGGTTATAAACTATTCCTAAGTTCACATAGTTTACGACCATATCTCTTTGACGCTTCAATTTCTCATTATACATTAAAGCCTTTTCCAATGTACTACGAGTTTTCTCCAGGTCGCCTTGGTTCAAATAAAACTCTCCAAAATTATTATATATAGAAGCCATACATGAATCGCAATCGATCTGCTCTGCTAAATTTAAAGCTTGCATATACATTGAGGCAGCTCTTTTGTTATCGCGTAAACTCATATTAAGTCGTCCCAAGGAATTATATGAATAAAACAATTCCTTCTTTACTCTTAAGTTGGCTGAATCGGTATTCAAATAGCTAATATGAGTATTTAACAGGGTTAGGGCCCCAAAATACAAACCTTTTTCTTCCAAATCTTTCGAAGCATTTTGTATTTCAACAGATAATTTGCTCAACTCAGCTTTCTTATCTTGTAACTTTTCTCGTAACACAAACACAAGGCTATCCGCATTCTCATTATTATGTAACGACTCTTTATAAGTACTAATAACATCGTTAATCAAGCCATCAGTATCAATTTCATTGGCAATAATAGCATAAGTACTTATCATTAATAGAATACATACCACACAACACCTTTTCAACCCTATACAATTAAACATTTACCTTACTACCCCCTTATAAATAGAACAGTTCTTAATTAAAAACACATTATTCCATCAAAATTAAAATTTTTAGATGGTACTACCTACATTTTTCAACTTTTAACACCCTTATAAAAAAAGAGCTACTCTAGCGAGTAACTCTTTTCTTCTCCTTGTCCGTCTGTCTCCCATACTAATTTTTCATTGGATAACTTATTTCTCCAATT includes:
- a CDS encoding tetratricopeptide repeat protein, with product MISTYAIIANEIDTDGLINDVISTYKESLHNNENADSLVFVLREKLQDKKAELSKLSVEIQNASKDLEEKGLYFGALTLLNTHISYLNTDSANLRVKKELFYSYNSLGRLNMSLRDNKRAASMYMQALNLAEQIDCDSCMASIYNNFGEFYLNQGDLEKTRSTLEKALMYNEKLKRQRDMVVNYVNLGIVYNLQKNYVKAKQSYKKSLELLDTTDVNLHSIINLNISTVYTDQGDYKKAEKYLRRGLALIGEDSQGIVSHKIELVLAKCLAHQNKIAEATYYANEALKKSYRLNIPGKTAETRRALADVYLLMGDSVKAVKYLLSYESINDSINQEQSKEAINRLLSVYEIELLKREKHELEQSNKINQLVVSKQRIVIVGSVAMVILLLFLLFVVYRKNKSDKERNKLINQQKELKIAHEKQQFAIEREKMEQEIDFKNRQLTTSTLSQVANNEFRIKINQDLQEVKKFIKSKNGDASSKLIDKLMMDIKRTSSTYLSEEFKTYFDSVHPSFYEKISKQHPDLTANEIRLCSFLKMGLSTKEIASLTFREVRSVESARNRLRKKLCLDAGVDLVTYMIDI